A genomic segment from Deltaproteobacteria bacterium encodes:
- the rpmE gene encoding 50S ribosomal protein L31: protein MREGIHPEYGEAQVSCACGHTFKTKSARSEIRLEICSACHPFFTGKVKLVDTAGRIEKFQKKYGKK from the coding sequence ATGAGAGAAGGCATCCATCCCGAGTACGGTGAAGCCCAAGTTTCCTGCGCCTGTGGCCACACCTTTAAGACGAAATCAGCCCGCAGTGAGATCCGTCTTGAGATCTGCAGTGCATGTCACCCCTTCTTCACTGGTAAAGTGAAGCTGGTCGACACCGCCGGCCGCATCGAAAAGTTCCAGAAGAAATACGGCAAGAAGTGA
- a CDS encoding transcription termination factor Rho — protein sequence MNLTELKEKRIADLNKMAKELGIEGAPNMRKQELIFALLQGQAERGGVIYGEGVLETLPDGFGFLRAPDYNYLPGPDDIYVSPSQIRRFNLRTGDTVSGQIRPPKDSERYFALLKVENVNGSAPDPEFEKIIFDNLTPLYPMEKFKMEWNPKSHSTRILDLLAPIGKGQRSLIVAPPRTGKTMLLQDIASALAKNHPDVVLIVLLIDERPEEVTDMERSVRGEVISSTFDEPAQRHVQVAEMVIEKAKRLVEHKKDVVILLDSITRLARAYNSVVPPSGKILSGGVDSNALHKPKRFFGAARNIEEGGSLTIIATALIDTGSRMDEVIFEEFKGTGNMEIHLDRKLSEKRTFPAMDLNKSGTRKEDLLLPKDVLNRMWILRKLLQPLNPVDAMEFLLDKIDKSKTNAEFIESMNG from the coding sequence ATCAATCTGACCGAGTTGAAGGAAAAGCGGATCGCCGACCTCAACAAGATGGCTAAAGAGCTTGGGATCGAGGGCGCTCCCAACATGCGCAAGCAGGAGCTGATCTTTGCGCTGCTGCAGGGCCAGGCTGAGCGTGGTGGCGTCATCTACGGCGAGGGTGTGCTTGAGACGCTGCCAGACGGCTTCGGCTTCTTGCGCGCTCCTGACTACAACTATCTCCCGGGTCCGGATGATATCTACGTGTCACCGTCCCAGATTAGGCGCTTTAACCTGCGCACTGGCGACACCGTATCGGGTCAGATTCGTCCGCCCAAGGACAGTGAGCGTTACTTCGCCCTGCTCAAGGTCGAAAACGTCAACGGTTCGGCGCCTGATCCTGAGTTTGAGAAGATCATCTTCGATAACTTGACCCCGCTCTATCCGATGGAAAAGTTCAAGATGGAGTGGAATCCGAAGAGTCATTCGACGCGGATTCTCGACCTCTTGGCACCGATCGGCAAGGGTCAACGGTCGCTGATCGTGGCACCGCCGCGCACTGGTAAGACCATGCTCCTCCAGGATATTGCCTCGGCTCTGGCCAAGAACCATCCGGACGTCGTCCTGATCGTTCTCTTGATTGACGAGCGTCCTGAAGAGGTGACGGACATGGAGCGCTCGGTCCGTGGTGAAGTCATCAGCTCCACCTTCGACGAGCCGGCGCAGCGCCACGTCCAAGTTGCTGAAATGGTTATCGAAAAAGCGAAGCGTCTGGTCGAGCATAAGAAAGACGTCGTGATTTTGCTCGACTCGATCACGAGGCTTGCACGCGCCTACAACAGCGTCGTGCCGCCGTCGGGCAAGATTCTCTCGGGCGGTGTTGATTCCAATGCGCTGCATAAGCCTAAGCGCTTCTTTGGTGCAGCGCGGAATATCGAAGAGGGTGGATCCTTGACCATCATCGCTACGGCCCTTATCGACACGGGCTCGCGGATGGACGAGGTCATTTTCGAGGAATTCAAGGGTACCGGTAACATGGAGATCCATTTGGACCGTAAGTTATCGGAAAAACGGACCTTCCCAGCTATGGACCTGAACAAGTCGGGCACCCGTAAGGAAGATCTGCTCTTGCCAAAAGACGTTCTAAACCGTATGTGGATTCTGCGCAAATTGCTGCAGCCTCTGAACCCGGTCGATGCGATGGAGTTCCTCCTCGATAAGATCGACAAGTCTAAGACCAATGCTGAGTTCATTGAGTCGATGAACGGTTGA